Proteins encoded together in one Coffea arabica cultivar ET-39 chromosome 2c, Coffea Arabica ET-39 HiFi, whole genome shotgun sequence window:
- the LOC140035466 gene encoding uncharacterized protein, translating into MHFFPPSSNKNVNYLILSSMDLLNRSTTSSNHLLSPPLPTSDSIFSPNFPFKSWKKKTCSSRLSIPNSKKFPLSPIYSPLSWHSRFKLCARLRRPSNRQNYLRKKLTQHKQVSPNSDSQNATTSPDAANPPGNIIRGTELESKSKLLGGNVFWDKLEDWVEQYKKDVEFWGIGTGPIFTIFQDSEAKVERVAVNEDEIFRRSGVDPLLYMEGNVKDFTESVNERVSRAKFVARELENGKDVLPGNSSVVKFVASEAKSDLVNMIQGVSLRPVLQTKLPTVGITVACCVFVILAFKRLFTIKEGKPEYTRSEKEMMRRKLKARLEKEKTRKGMLEVIQDSTEPVTASIERPQLDKQELMNSILKAGESNDTPISPNYVVVSEDNLSVDVDHKVPETRALARQVRESEKGDSLPDNSDAKDHQTFNVLSNGEEINQKHGFANRSQVEHPDGYEGKARDGSGTIEHTSLSEDLEDESGPNTDDASTENAWTQSSQLVSKRFLDGSERPVIEKDVTNLDLHSFDAVQDSEQSKTSNDHLNKASHSSVARKFRVIKSVKEAREYLAKKHDDIGSTFEHEARTEERVHPFLTELDQKERDVDTSQRSDGSERPPHTSTLTKIHDSICTPEISSSRRTEYLPTISRHPKIVEGGQQLKDDLGTMRLSETESSAAKLPKETETDIVMSQEEQDDSKPFPLSDSIESLDFSVTCVDSIFGGNQKTPAKEHSSKDVKEPKGEVNLQLPGNPSGEESKGRNWKLASSMNKENWLEENFHEIEPIVKKIGVGFRDNYMMAKARTNDDVNLKADMGQLMPGEDGNELEWMKNERLREIVFKVRENEMAGRDPFHLMDDEDKIAFYSGLEKKVEQENAKLANLHEWVHSNIENLDYGADGISLYDPPEKIIPRWRGPPVEKIPEFLKNSSAQPKKLVPDNVRKSNITKQNEEDSLQLSKESSSGEASALCNEYTKPQKKTPKTPRTVVEGSDGSVRAGKKSGKEYWQHTRKWSHGFLESYNAETDPEVKAIMRDMGKDLDRWITEKEIKEAADLMDKLPERGQELIKEKLNKVKREMEVFGPQAVVSKYREYADEKEEDYLWWLDLPYVLCIELYTEQEGEQKIGLYSLEMAADLELDPKQYHVIAFEDAGDCKNMCYIIQAHMVMLGNGNAFVVARPPKDAFREAKSNGFGVSVIRKGEVQLNVDQSLEEVEELIAEIGSKIYHDKIMRERSVDINGLMKGVFGVRKRVRRKRSRRKLKKPTSSL; encoded by the exons atgcactttttcccCCCATCGTCCAACAAGAATGTGAACTACTTAATACTTTCATCCATGGATCTTCTCAATCGCTCCACAACCTCGAGCAATCATCTACTCTCCCCACCACTACCAACTAGTGATAGTATTTTCTCTCCCAATTTTCCCTTCAAATCATGGAAGAAGAAGACCTGTTCATCAAGACTCTCAATACCCAACTCCAAGAAATTCCCTCTTTCCCCAATATACTCACCCCTCTCTTGGCACTCAAGATTCAAACTTTGTGCTCGACTTCGCCGCCCCTCCAACCGCCAAAACTATCTGAGGAAAAAGCTCACTCAGCATAAACAGGTCAGTCCCAATTCTGATTCTCAAAACGCTACTACTAGTCCTGATGCTGCTAATCCTCCTGGGAATATCATCAGAGGAACTGAATTGGAATCAAAATCAAAACTTTTGGGTGGGAACGTGTTCTGGGATAAGCTAGAGGATTGGGTTGAGCAGTATAAGAAGGATGTTGAGTTTTGGGGTATAGGGACTGGTCCTATTTTTACTATTTTTCAAGATTCTGAGGCTAAGGTTGAAAGGGTTGCTGTTAACGAGGATGAGATTTTCCGAAGAAGTGGGGTCGACCCTTTGTTGTATATGGAGGGAAATGTGAAGGATTTTACTGAATCAGTGAATGAGAGAGTTTCTCGTGCAAAATTTGTGGCTAGAGAATTGGAGAATGGCAAAGATGTGCTTCCCGGGAATAGTTCTGTGGTAAAGTTTGTTGCTTCAGAAGCAAAATCTGACCTTGTTAATATGATTCAGGGAGTTAGTCTAAGACCTGTTCTGCAAACGAAATTGCCCACGGTTGGAATCACAGTGGCATGTTGTGTCTTTGTAATCCTGGCTTTCAAGCGATTGTTTACAATCAAGGAAGGTAAGCCGGAGTACACGAGGTCTGAGAAAGAAATGATGAGGAGAAAATTAAAAGCTAGATTGGAGAAAGAGAAGACAAGGAAAGGCATGTTGGAAGTAATTCAGGATTCCACAGAGCCAGTAACTGCTTCTATTGAGCGGCCTCAGCTTGATAAGCAAGAACTAATGAACAGCATTTTGAAAGCGGGGGAATCAAATGACACTCCTATCTCACCCAACTACGTGGTGGTTAGTGAGGATAACTTATCTGTGGATGTTGATCATAAAGTTCCCGAAACCAGAGCTCTGGCGAGGCAAGTGCGAGAAAGTGAAAAAGGGGATTCTTTACCTGATAATAGTGATGCAAAAGATCATCAGACTTTTAATGTATTGTCCAATGGAGAGGAAATAAATCAGAAGCATGGATTTGCCAATAGGTCTCAAGTGGAGCATCCTGATGGATATGAGGGAAAAGCAAGGGATGGTAGTGGAACTATTGAGCATACATCTTTGTCTGAAGATTTGGAAGATGAGAGTGGGCCTAACACTGATGACGCTTCAACTGAAAATGCATGGACTCAATCCAGTCAACTCGTAAGCAAGAGATTCCTAGATGGCAGTGAAAGGCCTGTGATAGAAAAGGATGTCACTAACTTAGATTTGCATTCATTTGATGCAGTGCAAGACTCTGAACAATCCAAGACTTCCAACGATCATTTGAACAAAGCTAGTCATAGTTCTGTTGCAAGGAAGTTTAGGGTGATAAAATCTGTTAAAGAAGCAAGAGAATACCTTGCAAAAAAGCATGACGATATAGGGTCAACTTTTGAACATGAAGCAAGAACTGAGGAACGGGTTCACCCTTTTTTGACTGAGTTAGACCAGAAGGAAAGAGATGTAGATACAAGCCAGAGGTCAGATGGAAGTGAAAGACCACCCCACACTTCCACTTTGACCAAGATCCATGATTCTATCTGTACACCTGAGATATCTTCTTCAAGAAGAACAGAATATCTTCCAACCATCAGTAGACATCCCAAGATTGTGGAAGGAGGTCAACAACTAAAGGATGATCTTGGAACCATGAGACTTTCAGAAACTGAATCATCTGCAGCAAAGTTACCTAAAGAGACGGAAACAGACATTGTCATGAGCCAGGAAGAGCAAGATGACAGCAAACCTTTTCCTCTTTCTGATTCCATTGAATCTTTAGATTTTTCAGTTACTTGTGTAGACTCAATCTTTGGAGGAAACCAGAAAACTCCAGCCAAGGAGCATAGTAGCAAGGATGTTAAAGAACCAAAAGGAGAGGTTAATCTTCAGTTGCCTGGAAATCCATCTGGTGAAGAAAGCAAAGGCAGAAATTGGAAGCTGGCTTCATCAATGAATAAGGAGAACTGGCTAGAGGAGAACTTCCATGAAATTGAACCCATTGTTAAAAAGATTGGAGTTGGCTTTAGAGACAACTATATGATGGCAAAGGCCAGGACAAATGATGATGTCAACTTAAAGGCAGACATGGGTCAACTTATGCCTGGTGAAGATGGCAATGAACTTGaatggatgaaaaatgaaaggctGAGAGAAATCGTGTTTAAAGTTCGTGaaaatgaaatggctggaagAGATCCATTTCATCTAATGGATGATGAAGATAAAATTGCATTCTATAGTGGTCTTGAGAAGAAAGTTGAGCAAGAGAATGCTAAGTTAGCGAATCTGCATGAATGGGTCCACTCAAATATTGAGAACCTTGATTATGGAGCAG ATGGCATTAGCCTGTATGATCCACCAGAGAAAATTATACCTCGCTGGAGAGGGCCCCCTGTGGAAAAAATTcctgagtttttgaaaaattcctCAGCTCAACCGAAAAAACTTGTTCCTGACAATGTTAGGAAGTCAAATATCACAAAGCAAAATGAGGAAGACTCTCTTCAGCTATCAAAAGAATCTTCATCAGGTGAAGCCTCGGCATTGTGTAATGAATATACAAAGCCTCAAAAAAAGACTCCCAAAACTCCCAGGACAGTTGTCGAAGGGAGTGATGGCTCTGTTAGAGCTGGCAAAAAATCAGGCAAAGAGTACTGGCAACACACGAGGAAATGGTCTCACGGGTTTCTAGAGTCTTACAATGCAGAAACAGATCCAGAAGTCAAAGCCATTATGAGGGATATGGGGAAGGACTTGGACCGATGGATTACTGAGAAAGAAATAAAGGAAGCAGCTGATTTGATGGATAAATTGCCTGAAAGGGGTCAAGAGTTAATTAAAGAAAAACTCAATAAGGTTAAAAGAGAAATGGAAGTATTTGGTCCACAAGCTGTTGTGAGCAAGTATCGTGAATATgctgatgaaaaggaagaggaTTACTTGTGGTGGCTGGATCTACCCTATGTACTG TGTATCGAACTATACACAGAGCAAGAGGGGGAGCAGAAAATAGGATTATATTCGTTAGAGATGGCTGCTGATCTTGAATTGGATCCTAAGCAGTATCATGTGATTGCTTTTGAAGATGCTGGCGATTGCAAAAATATGTGCTACATTATTCAGGCACATATGGTAATGCTTGGAAACGGGAATGCCTTCGTTGTTGCACGACCCCCTAAG